Proteins encoded by one window of Aphidius gifuensis isolate YNYX2018 linkage group LG2, ASM1490517v1, whole genome shotgun sequence:
- the LOC122849754 gene encoding LOW QUALITY PROTEIN: carotenoid isomerooxygenase-like (The sequence of the model RefSeq protein was modified relative to this genomic sequence to represent the inferred CDS: inserted 2 bases in 1 codon) — MKIDLFYLYKNIKYIKNCKYYGTLIKRRNFSTCQWKFNNAVSHFSNKNNDDYYWPNTDSTIWMRSCENETIKPISGKITGKIPNWIKGSLLRNGPGCLKVGDYTFEHLFDSSALLHRFHINNGKITYQNRFIQTNVYKKNKQAQRIVLTEFGTRSVPDPCQTIFKRVSAIFDPEENMTDNSMISIYPFGDDYYTFNETPFAHRISPETLETKDRVYLTDHVXNHTSHPHVMPDGGVYNIGMGYNKSGPVYTIVHFPNIDNNSKTMFDNAKIISKIPARWKLNPAYMHTFGITDNFFIIIEQPLAISLINMLGAQLKNKPLATCLKWHDDENTLFHIISRKNGKIVKTFTAEAFFFFHIINQYESKNSDKITIDICCYRDANMLDCMYVDAMKNMHKNPNYAQLFRGRPLRFILPMNNKFTTDKEINTDNVLKKKSSAHKLDNGSVFIKPELLCNLGCETPRYNQTYLGKKYRYFYAISTDVDVENPGAVIKVDTKTKKRKIFYEKNLYPSEPIFVPRPDAKDEDDGVILCAGVFGQEQETDVCLLILDAKNLDEVGRSTFSTPGPIPKCLHGWFAPDKISTDTK, encoded by the exons atGAAAATTGATCTATTTTActtgtacaaaaatattaaatatattaaaaattgcaaatattaTGGAACTTTAATTAAACGACGTAATTTTTCTACTTGTCAGTGGAAATTTAACAACGCAGTCAGCCATTTTTcg aataaaaataatgatgattattattggcCAAATACTGATAGTACAATTTGGATGAGATCATGTGaaaatgaaacaattaaaCCAATCAGTGGTAAAATAACTGGTAAAATTCCAAATTGGATAAAAGGAAGTTTATTAAGAAATGGTCCAGGTTGTCTTAAAGTTGGTGATTATACATTTGAACATTTATTTGATAGCTCAGCTCTATTACACAG atttcatattaataatggaaaaataacaTATCAAAATCGTTTTATACAaacaaatgtttataaaaaaaataaacaagcacAGAGAATTGTTTTAACTGAATTTGGTACAAGATCAGTACCTGATCCTTgtcaaacaatatttaaacg tgTAAGTGCAATATTTGATCCAGAAGAAAATATGACTGATAATTCAATGATATCAATTTATCCATTTGGTGAtgattattatacatttaatgAGACACCATTTGCTCATAGAATATCACCAGAAACATTGGAGACTAAAGACAGg GTTTATTTGACTGATCATGT AAATCATACGTCTCATCCTCATGTTATGCCTGATGGTGGTGTATATAATATTGGCATGGGTTACAATAAATCTGGACCAGTTTATACTATTGTACATtttccaaatattgataataatagtaaaacaaTGTTTGATAAtgctaaaataatatcaaaaataccaGCAAGGTGGAAATTAAATCCGGCGTACATGCACACGTTTGGTAtaactgataatttttttattattattgaacaaCCATTGGCTATTTCGTTGATCAATATGCTTGGTgcacaattgaaaaataaaccaCTTGCAACTTGTTTGAAATGgcatgatgatgaaaat acactttttcatataatttctcgtaaaaatggaaaaattgttAAGACATTTACAGCtgaggcatttttttttttccacattaTAAACCAATATGAATCTAAAAACagtgataaaataacaatagacATTTGTTGTTATCGTGATGCAAATATGCTTGATTGTATGTACGTTGatgcaatgaaaaatatgcatAAAAATCCAAATTATGCACAGCTATTTCGAGGAAGACCATTGAGATTTATATTaccaatgaataataaatttacaactgataaagaaataaatacagataatgtattaaaaaaaaaatcaagtgcaCATAAACTTGATAATGGTAGTGTATTTATCAAGCCagaattattatgtaatttagGATGTGAAACACCAAGATATAATCAAACTTATTTGGGCAAAAAATACAGATATTTTTATGCAATTTCAAcagatgttgatgttgaaaatCCAGGAGCA gtaatTAAAGTTGAtactaaaactaaaaaacgtaaaatattttatgaaaaaaatttatatccaaGTGAGCCAATATTTGTACCAAGACCTGATGCCAAG GATGAAGATGATGGTGTTATATTATGTGCTGGTGTATTTGGTCAAGAGCAAGAGACTGATGTTTGTTTGTTGATACTTGATGCTAAAAATCTTGATGAAGTTGGACGATCAACATTCTCAACACCAGGACCAATTCCAAAGTGTCTTCATGGATGGTTTGCCCCAGATAAAATTTCCACTGATaccaaataa
- the LOC122849749 gene encoding chloride channel protein 2-like isoform X3 has protein sequence MKLSKMEGKELSLDDPQAYGLGYQNTLMYGRYTKDLGEFAKEEARRLRSSEKTRRKLDKLRAEELRKSRRGPLCRKIVGLVAFTWKHTGARLGEDWVFLALLGVIMALLSYAMDRGISMCNNARIWLYQDLTSHPALQYLAWVSLPVILILFSAGFVHIVAPQSIGSGIPEMKTILRGVALKEYLTFRTLVAKIIGLTATLGSGLPLGKEGPFVHIASIVATLLSKLVTSFQGIYENESRNCEMLAAAAAVGVASCFAAPIGGVLFSIEVTTVYFAVRNYWRGFFTAVCGATMFRLLAIWFQREETITAMFATNFTMDFPFDPQELFVFALIGVGSGLGGAFYVWLHRQYVIFMRKNKSMNAFLQKNRFLYPGIVSLIVASVSFPMGLGQFMAGELNTHDQVYGLFTNFTWTKEHLNAEEINIVKHWSTPYNDVFIGLFGYVLFTFIFSIISSTVPVPSGIFIPVFKIGAALGRAVGESMALSFPNGVRYGGVITPITPGGYATVGAAAFSAGVTHTISVSVIIFEMTGQITHIVPIMIAVLISNAIAALLQPSIYDSIILIKKLPYLPDLLPSSSGMYNIYVEDFMVRDVRYIWHGISYQKLKDILKENRKLRGFPLVDNPDSMILLGSIQRLELIKLIEKHIGRERRLQVAQKLQKEAEERAREEMERALLEQERSRRPSRFEVIPAPDILKMQRQSVNDLSSISQNGDHHTYHSPIFGSQPKKSILKKTNSFTLKGFSPLSSPAVTPYTTVTGAESRIRLAFEAIFRKSATLQDVDPDPEVGTSINDNNCNNITSSSQIIQPMLMTPSPATSKKVQLPRERVIDMSAEDQKHWEESEMSKEVDFSRCHIDPAPFQLVERTSLLKVHSLFSMVGVNHAYVTAIGRLVGVVALKELRKSIEDANSGILPIHNDAFSNNSVANIVKNEAGDYEAKIALQKINSIDQAGGDDDDDDDDDDNHDNNTKAETV, from the exons atgaagttATCAAAAATGGAAGGTAAAGAACTTTCGCTTGATGATCCACAAGCTTATGGATTAGGCTATCAAAACACACTG ATGTATGGTCGTTATACAAAAGACCTTGGTGAATTTGCTAAAGAAGAAGCACGTAGATTACGATCAAGTGAAAAAACACGAagaaaacttgataaattacgAGCTGAAGAGTTGAGAAAATCACGTAGAGGACCATTATGTAGAAAAATTGTTGGTCTTGTTGCTTTTACATGGAAACATACTGGTGCAAGACTCGGTGAAGATTGGGTTTTTTTAGCATTACTTGGTGTTATTATGGCACTTTTAAGTTACGCTATGGATCGTGGAATTTCAATGTGTAATAatg cacGTATATGGCTGTATCAAGACTTGACATCACATCCAGCTTTGCAATATTTAGCATGGGTATCATTACcagttattttaatattatttagtgCTGGTTTTGTTCATATTGTTGCACCACAAAGTATTGGTTCTGGTATACCAGAAATGAAAACAATATTACGTGGTGTTGcattaaaagaatatttaacaTTTCGTACACTTGTTGCTAAAATAATTGGTTTAACAGCAACATTAGGATCTGGTTTACCACTTGGTAAAGAAGGTCCATTTGTACATATTGCAAGTATTGTTGcaacattattatcaaaacttGTAACATCATTTCAAggaatatatgaaaatgaatCACGTAATTGTGAAATGTtagctgctgctgctgctgttggtGTTGCATCATGTTTTGCAGCACCAATTGGTGGTGTATTATTTAGTATTGAAGTTACAACTGTTTATTTTGCTGTTAGAAATTATTGGCGTGGTTTTTTTACAGCAGTATGTGGTGCAACAATGTTTCGTTTATTAGCAATATGGTTTCAACGTGAAGAAACAATAACAGCAATGTTTGCtacaaattttacaatggATTTTCCATTTGATCCACAAGAGCTATTTGTATTTGCTCTAATTGGTGTTGGTAGTGGTCTTGGTGGTGCATTTTATGTATGGTTACATCGTCAATATGTTATatttatgagaaaaaataaaagtatgaatgcatttttacaaaaaaatagatttttatatCCTGGTATTGTATCATTAATTGTTGCATCAGTATCATTTCCAATGGGACTTGGACAATTTATGGCTGGTGAATTAAATACACATGATCAAGTTTATggtttatttacaaattttacatGGACAAAAGAACATCTTAATGctgaagaaattaatattgttaaacatTGGTCAACACCATATAATGATGtatttattggtttatttggttatgtattatttacatttatattttcaataataagcTCAACTGTTCCAGTACCATCTGGTATATTTATACCAGTATTTAAAATTGGTGCTGCACTTGGTAGAGCTGTTGGTGAATCAATGGCATTATCATTTCCAAATGGTGTTAGATATGGTGGTGTTATAACACCAATTACACCTG gTGGATATGCAACTGTTGGAGCTGCTGCATTTTCAGCTGGTGTAACACATACAATCTCAGTCAGTGTTATTATATTCGAAATGACTGGACAAATAACACATATTGTACCAATTATGATTGCTGTTTTAATTAGCAATGCCATTGCAGCTCTCCTACAACCAAGTATATATGATAGTATTATTCTCATCAAAAAATTACCATATCTTCCTGATCTTTTACCATCAAGTTCTG gAATGTACAATATTTATGTGGAAGATTTTATGGTACGTGATGTCAGATATATTTGGCATGGAATATCAtatcaaaaattgaaagacatattaaaagaaaatagaaaactTCGTGGTTTTCCATTAGTTGATAATCCCGACTCTATGATTCTTCTTGGTTCAATACAACGTTtggaattgataaaattaattgaaaaacataTTGGTCGTGAACGAAGATTAcag gTTGCACAAAAACTACAAAAAGAAGCTGAAGAACGTGCACGTGAAGAAATGGAACGTGCTCTACTTGAACAAGAACGTTCAAGACGTCCATCAAGATTTGAAGTAATACCAGCACCAGATATACTAAAAATGCAACGACAAAGtgttaatgatttatcatcaatatcacaAAATGGTGATCATCATACATACCACTCACCAATATTTGGTTCACagccaaaaaaatcaatattaaaaaagacaaattcaTTTACATTAAAAGGTTTTAGTCCATTATCAAGTCCAGCAGTAACACCATATACAACAGTTACTGGTGCTGAGAGTAGAATACGTTTAGCATTTGAAGCAATATTTCGTAAATCAGCAACACTACAAGATGTTGATCCAGATCCAGAAGTTGGTAcatcaattaatgataataattgtaataatataacatcatcatcacaaataATACAACCAATGTTAATGACACCAAGTCCAGcaacatcaaaaaaagtaCAATTACCACGTGAAAGAGTTATTGATATGTCTGCTGAAGATCAAAAACATTGGGAAGAAAGTGAAATGTCTAAAGAAGTTGATTTTTCAAGATGTCATATTGATCCAGCACCATTTCAACTTGTTGAAAGaacatcattattaaaagtaCATAGTTTATTTAGTATGGTTGGTGTTAATCATGCATATGTTACAGCAATTGGACGTTTAGTTGGTGTTGTTGCACTTAAAGAACTTagaaaatcaattgaagatGCTAATTCTGGTATATTACCAATTCATAATGAtgcattttcaaataattctgttgcaaatattgttaaaaatgaagCTGGTGATTATGAAGCTAAAATTGctctacaaaaaattaattcaattgatcaagctggtggtgatgatgacgatgatgatgatgatgatgataatcatgataataataccaaGGCTGAAACTGTCTAA
- the LOC122849749 gene encoding chloride channel protein 2-like isoform X1, translating to MSGNQVGKKEHHHYLQNYPEGSEEDVDKEWENFTKLMSSFKKKSGNRQRRPSQVFYPCPPPRDDEQPEFDPFDYINTIMYGRYTKDLGEFAKEEARRLRSSEKTRRKLDKLRAEELRKSRRGPLCRKIVGLVAFTWKHTGARLGEDWVFLALLGVIMALLSYAMDRGISMCNNARIWLYQDLTSHPALQYLAWVSLPVILILFSAGFVHIVAPQSIGSGIPEMKTILRGVALKEYLTFRTLVAKIIGLTATLGSGLPLGKEGPFVHIASIVATLLSKLVTSFQGIYENESRNCEMLAAAAAVGVASCFAAPIGGVLFSIEVTTVYFAVRNYWRGFFTAVCGATMFRLLAIWFQREETITAMFATNFTMDFPFDPQELFVFALIGVGSGLGGAFYVWLHRQYVIFMRKNKSMNAFLQKNRFLYPGIVSLIVASVSFPMGLGQFMAGELNTHDQVYGLFTNFTWTKEHLNAEEINIVKHWSTPYNDVFIGLFGYVLFTFIFSIISSTVPVPSGIFIPVFKIGAALGRAVGESMALSFPNGVRYGGVITPITPGGYATVGAAAFSAGVTHTISVSVIIFEMTGQITHIVPIMIAVLISNAIAALLQPSIYDSIILIKKLPYLPDLLPSSSGMYNIYVEDFMVRDVRYIWHGISYQKLKDILKENRKLRGFPLVDNPDSMILLGSIQRLELIKLIEKHIGRERRLQVAQKLQKEAEERAREEMERALLEQERSRRPSRFEVIPAPDILKMQRQSVNDLSSISQNGDHHTYHSPIFGSQPKKSILKKTNSFTLKGFSPLSSPAVTPYTTVTGAESRIRLAFEAIFRKSATLQDVDPDPEVGTSINDNNCNNITSSSQIIQPMLMTPSPATSKKVQLPRERVIDMSAEDQKHWEESEMSKEVDFSRCHIDPAPFQLVERTSLLKVHSLFSMVGVNHAYVTAIGRLVGVVALKELRKSIEDANSGILPIHNDAFSNNSVANIVKNEAGDYEAKIALQKINSIDQAGGDDDDDDDDDDNHDNNTKAETV from the exons atgtcagGTAATCAAGTAGGAAAAAAAgaacatcatcattatcttcaAAATTATCCAGAAGGTAGTGAAGAGGATGTTGATAAAGAATgggaaaattttacaaaactaatgtctagttttaaaaaaaaatctggaaATCGTCAACGGag ACCTTCGCAAGTTTTTTATCCTTGTCCACCACCAAGGGATGATGAGCAACCGGAATTTGATCCTTTTGACTACATAAATACAATC ATGTATGGTCGTTATACAAAAGACCTTGGTGAATTTGCTAAAGAAGAAGCACGTAGATTACGATCAAGTGAAAAAACACGAagaaaacttgataaattacgAGCTGAAGAGTTGAGAAAATCACGTAGAGGACCATTATGTAGAAAAATTGTTGGTCTTGTTGCTTTTACATGGAAACATACTGGTGCAAGACTCGGTGAAGATTGGGTTTTTTTAGCATTACTTGGTGTTATTATGGCACTTTTAAGTTACGCTATGGATCGTGGAATTTCAATGTGTAATAatg cacGTATATGGCTGTATCAAGACTTGACATCACATCCAGCTTTGCAATATTTAGCATGGGTATCATTACcagttattttaatattatttagtgCTGGTTTTGTTCATATTGTTGCACCACAAAGTATTGGTTCTGGTATACCAGAAATGAAAACAATATTACGTGGTGTTGcattaaaagaatatttaacaTTTCGTACACTTGTTGCTAAAATAATTGGTTTAACAGCAACATTAGGATCTGGTTTACCACTTGGTAAAGAAGGTCCATTTGTACATATTGCAAGTATTGTTGcaacattattatcaaaacttGTAACATCATTTCAAggaatatatgaaaatgaatCACGTAATTGTGAAATGTtagctgctgctgctgctgttggtGTTGCATCATGTTTTGCAGCACCAATTGGTGGTGTATTATTTAGTATTGAAGTTACAACTGTTTATTTTGCTGTTAGAAATTATTGGCGTGGTTTTTTTACAGCAGTATGTGGTGCAACAATGTTTCGTTTATTAGCAATATGGTTTCAACGTGAAGAAACAATAACAGCAATGTTTGCtacaaattttacaatggATTTTCCATTTGATCCACAAGAGCTATTTGTATTTGCTCTAATTGGTGTTGGTAGTGGTCTTGGTGGTGCATTTTATGTATGGTTACATCGTCAATATGTTATatttatgagaaaaaataaaagtatgaatgcatttttacaaaaaaatagatttttatatCCTGGTATTGTATCATTAATTGTTGCATCAGTATCATTTCCAATGGGACTTGGACAATTTATGGCTGGTGAATTAAATACACATGATCAAGTTTATggtttatttacaaattttacatGGACAAAAGAACATCTTAATGctgaagaaattaatattgttaaacatTGGTCAACACCATATAATGATGtatttattggtttatttggttatgtattatttacatttatattttcaataataagcTCAACTGTTCCAGTACCATCTGGTATATTTATACCAGTATTTAAAATTGGTGCTGCACTTGGTAGAGCTGTTGGTGAATCAATGGCATTATCATTTCCAAATGGTGTTAGATATGGTGGTGTTATAACACCAATTACACCTG gTGGATATGCAACTGTTGGAGCTGCTGCATTTTCAGCTGGTGTAACACATACAATCTCAGTCAGTGTTATTATATTCGAAATGACTGGACAAATAACACATATTGTACCAATTATGATTGCTGTTTTAATTAGCAATGCCATTGCAGCTCTCCTACAACCAAGTATATATGATAGTATTATTCTCATCAAAAAATTACCATATCTTCCTGATCTTTTACCATCAAGTTCTG gAATGTACAATATTTATGTGGAAGATTTTATGGTACGTGATGTCAGATATATTTGGCATGGAATATCAtatcaaaaattgaaagacatattaaaagaaaatagaaaactTCGTGGTTTTCCATTAGTTGATAATCCCGACTCTATGATTCTTCTTGGTTCAATACAACGTTtggaattgataaaattaattgaaaaacataTTGGTCGTGAACGAAGATTAcag gTTGCACAAAAACTACAAAAAGAAGCTGAAGAACGTGCACGTGAAGAAATGGAACGTGCTCTACTTGAACAAGAACGTTCAAGACGTCCATCAAGATTTGAAGTAATACCAGCACCAGATATACTAAAAATGCAACGACAAAGtgttaatgatttatcatcaatatcacaAAATGGTGATCATCATACATACCACTCACCAATATTTGGTTCACagccaaaaaaatcaatattaaaaaagacaaattcaTTTACATTAAAAGGTTTTAGTCCATTATCAAGTCCAGCAGTAACACCATATACAACAGTTACTGGTGCTGAGAGTAGAATACGTTTAGCATTTGAAGCAATATTTCGTAAATCAGCAACACTACAAGATGTTGATCCAGATCCAGAAGTTGGTAcatcaattaatgataataattgtaataatataacatcatcatcacaaataATACAACCAATGTTAATGACACCAAGTCCAGcaacatcaaaaaaagtaCAATTACCACGTGAAAGAGTTATTGATATGTCTGCTGAAGATCAAAAACATTGGGAAGAAAGTGAAATGTCTAAAGAAGTTGATTTTTCAAGATGTCATATTGATCCAGCACCATTTCAACTTGTTGAAAGaacatcattattaaaagtaCATAGTTTATTTAGTATGGTTGGTGTTAATCATGCATATGTTACAGCAATTGGACGTTTAGTTGGTGTTGTTGCACTTAAAGAACTTagaaaatcaattgaagatGCTAATTCTGGTATATTACCAATTCATAATGAtgcattttcaaataattctgttgcaaatattgttaaaaatgaagCTGGTGATTATGAAGCTAAAATTGctctacaaaaaattaattcaattgatcaagctggtggtgatgatgacgatgatgatgatgatgatgataatcatgataataataccaaGGCTGAAACTGTCTAA
- the LOC122849749 gene encoding chloride channel protein 2-like isoform X2, which translates to MSGNQVGKKEHHHYLQNYPEGSEEDVDKEWENFTKLMSSFKKKSGNRQRRPSQVFYPCPPPRDDEQPEFDPFDYINTIMYGRYTKDLGEFAKEEARRLRSSEKTRRKLDKLRAEELRKSRRGPLCRKIVGLVAFTWKHTGARLGEDWVFLALLGVIMALLSYAMDRGISMCNNARIWLYQDLTSHPALQYLAWVSLPVILILFSAGFVHIVAPQSIGSGIPEMKTILRGVALKEYLTFRTLVAKIIGLTATLGSGLPLGKEGPFVHIASIVATLLSKLVTSFQGIYENESRNCEMLAAAAAVGVASCFAAPIGGVLFSIEVTTVYFAVRNYWRGFFTAVCGATMFRLLAIWFQREETITAMFATNFTMDFPFDPQELFVFALIGVGSGLGGAFYVWLHRQYVIFMRKNKISFPMGLGQFMAGELNTHDQVYGLFTNFTWTKEHLNAEEINIVKHWSTPYNDVFIGLFGYVLFTFIFSIISSTVPVPSGIFIPVFKIGAALGRAVGESMALSFPNGVRYGGVITPITPGGYATVGAAAFSAGVTHTISVSVIIFEMTGQITHIVPIMIAVLISNAIAALLQPSIYDSIILIKKLPYLPDLLPSSSGMYNIYVEDFMVRDVRYIWHGISYQKLKDILKENRKLRGFPLVDNPDSMILLGSIQRLELIKLIEKHIGRERRLQVAQKLQKEAEERAREEMERALLEQERSRRPSRFEVIPAPDILKMQRQSVNDLSSISQNGDHHTYHSPIFGSQPKKSILKKTNSFTLKGFSPLSSPAVTPYTTVTGAESRIRLAFEAIFRKSATLQDVDPDPEVGTSINDNNCNNITSSSQIIQPMLMTPSPATSKKVQLPRERVIDMSAEDQKHWEESEMSKEVDFSRCHIDPAPFQLVERTSLLKVHSLFSMVGVNHAYVTAIGRLVGVVALKELRKSIEDANSGILPIHNDAFSNNSVANIVKNEAGDYEAKIALQKINSIDQAGGDDDDDDDDDDNHDNNTKAETV; encoded by the exons atgtcagGTAATCAAGTAGGAAAAAAAgaacatcatcattatcttcaAAATTATCCAGAAGGTAGTGAAGAGGATGTTGATAAAGAATgggaaaattttacaaaactaatgtctagttttaaaaaaaaatctggaaATCGTCAACGGag ACCTTCGCAAGTTTTTTATCCTTGTCCACCACCAAGGGATGATGAGCAACCGGAATTTGATCCTTTTGACTACATAAATACAATC ATGTATGGTCGTTATACAAAAGACCTTGGTGAATTTGCTAAAGAAGAAGCACGTAGATTACGATCAAGTGAAAAAACACGAagaaaacttgataaattacgAGCTGAAGAGTTGAGAAAATCACGTAGAGGACCATTATGTAGAAAAATTGTTGGTCTTGTTGCTTTTACATGGAAACATACTGGTGCAAGACTCGGTGAAGATTGGGTTTTTTTAGCATTACTTGGTGTTATTATGGCACTTTTAAGTTACGCTATGGATCGTGGAATTTCAATGTGTAATAatg cacGTATATGGCTGTATCAAGACTTGACATCACATCCAGCTTTGCAATATTTAGCATGGGTATCATTACcagttattttaatattatttagtgCTGGTTTTGTTCATATTGTTGCACCACAAAGTATTGGTTCTGGTATACCAGAAATGAAAACAATATTACGTGGTGTTGcattaaaagaatatttaacaTTTCGTACACTTGTTGCTAAAATAATTGGTTTAACAGCAACATTAGGATCTGGTTTACCACTTGGTAAAGAAGGTCCATTTGTACATATTGCAAGTATTGTTGcaacattattatcaaaacttGTAACATCATTTCAAggaatatatgaaaatgaatCACGTAATTGTGAAATGTtagctgctgctgctgctgttggtGTTGCATCATGTTTTGCAGCACCAATTGGTGGTGTATTATTTAGTATTGAAGTTACAACTGTTTATTTTGCTGTTAGAAATTATTGGCGTGGTTTTTTTACAGCAGTATGTGGTGCAACAATGTTTCGTTTATTAGCAATATGGTTTCAACGTGAAGAAACAATAACAGCAATGTTTGCtacaaattttacaatggATTTTCCATTTGATCCACAAGAGCTATTTGTATTTGCTCTAATTGGTGTTGGTAGTGGTCTTGGTGGTGCATTTTATGTATGGTTACATCGTCAATATGTTATatttatgagaaaaaataaaa TATCATTTCCAATGGGACTTGGACAATTTATGGCTGGTGAATTAAATACACATGATCAAGTTTATggtttatttacaaattttacatGGACAAAAGAACATCTTAATGctgaagaaattaatattgttaaacatTGGTCAACACCATATAATGATGtatttattggtttatttggttatgtattatttacatttatattttcaataataagcTCAACTGTTCCAGTACCATCTGGTATATTTATACCAGTATTTAAAATTGGTGCTGCACTTGGTAGAGCTGTTGGTGAATCAATGGCATTATCATTTCCAAATGGTGTTAGATATGGTGGTGTTATAACACCAATTACACCTG gTGGATATGCAACTGTTGGAGCTGCTGCATTTTCAGCTGGTGTAACACATACAATCTCAGTCAGTGTTATTATATTCGAAATGACTGGACAAATAACACATATTGTACCAATTATGATTGCTGTTTTAATTAGCAATGCCATTGCAGCTCTCCTACAACCAAGTATATATGATAGTATTATTCTCATCAAAAAATTACCATATCTTCCTGATCTTTTACCATCAAGTTCTG gAATGTACAATATTTATGTGGAAGATTTTATGGTACGTGATGTCAGATATATTTGGCATGGAATATCAtatcaaaaattgaaagacatattaaaagaaaatagaaaactTCGTGGTTTTCCATTAGTTGATAATCCCGACTCTATGATTCTTCTTGGTTCAATACAACGTTtggaattgataaaattaattgaaaaacataTTGGTCGTGAACGAAGATTAcag gTTGCACAAAAACTACAAAAAGAAGCTGAAGAACGTGCACGTGAAGAAATGGAACGTGCTCTACTTGAACAAGAACGTTCAAGACGTCCATCAAGATTTGAAGTAATACCAGCACCAGATATACTAAAAATGCAACGACAAAGtgttaatgatttatcatcaatatcacaAAATGGTGATCATCATACATACCACTCACCAATATTTGGTTCACagccaaaaaaatcaatattaaaaaagacaaattcaTTTACATTAAAAGGTTTTAGTCCATTATCAAGTCCAGCAGTAACACCATATACAACAGTTACTGGTGCTGAGAGTAGAATACGTTTAGCATTTGAAGCAATATTTCGTAAATCAGCAACACTACAAGATGTTGATCCAGATCCAGAAGTTGGTAcatcaattaatgataataattgtaataatataacatcatcatcacaaataATACAACCAATGTTAATGACACCAAGTCCAGcaacatcaaaaaaagtaCAATTACCACGTGAAAGAGTTATTGATATGTCTGCTGAAGATCAAAAACATTGGGAAGAAAGTGAAATGTCTAAAGAAGTTGATTTTTCAAGATGTCATATTGATCCAGCACCATTTCAACTTGTTGAAAGaacatcattattaaaagtaCATAGTTTATTTAGTATGGTTGGTGTTAATCATGCATATGTTACAGCAATTGGACGTTTAGTTGGTGTTGTTGCACTTAAAGAACTTagaaaatcaattgaagatGCTAATTCTGGTATATTACCAATTCATAATGAtgcattttcaaataattctgttgcaaatattgttaaaaatgaagCTGGTGATTATGAAGCTAAAATTGctctacaaaaaattaattcaattgatcaagctggtggtgatgatgacgatgatgatgatgatgatgataatcatgataataataccaaGGCTGAAACTGTCTAA